In the genome of Drosophila subpulchrella strain 33 F10 #4 breed RU33 chromosome 2L, RU_Dsub_v1.1 Primary Assembly, whole genome shotgun sequence, one region contains:
- the LOC119548317 gene encoding insulin gene enhancer protein isl-1 — protein sequence MVMAEIGGHLAHQLPLHNHNHNQTGLQPSLVMNHHLDLDCHGHDVIKKQRLSHCVGCGGQIHDQYILRVAPDLEWHAACLKCQECRQFLDESCTCFVRDGKTYCKRDYVRLFGTKCDKCGNSFSKNDFVMRAKTKIFHIECFRCSACARQLLPGDEFALRDAGALYCKEDHDVLEKSSQSSLTSSSVESNNNISSSNNNNTNLSNNNHSSELGSMSDSGSESGSHKSIREKRPSGPSDGKPTRVRTVLNEKQLHTLRTCYNANPRPDALMKEQLVEMTSLSPRVIRVWFQNKRCKDKKKTIQMKLQMQQEKEGRKLGYGAMQGIPMIASSPVRHDSPLNLQGLDVQTYQPPWKALSDFALHADLDSNGAINTHTPAFQQLVNQMHGYDLNGMPILPPHPHAHPGQGPPHQHPPPPGGPHNHQNQQPNQQPGGSSLDSGITSHHHPDSTDSYVTYLESDDKSKLALTPSSSSSASAGTSISSPPSGVGAGGGGAVGGGAGVLGLGVGVVSSQSATEQLMQMLQKVTGSASPASHAVL from the exons ATGGTAATGGCAGAGATTGGTGGCCATTTGGCTCACCAGCTACCGTTGCACAATCACAACCACAATCAAACTGGATTACAGCCATCGCTGGTGATGAACCATCACCTGGATTTGGATTGTCATGGACACGATGTGATAA AAAAACAACGGCTATCTCACTGCGTCGGCTGTGGAGGCCAAATCCACGATCAGTATATCTTGCGCGTTGCCCCCGATCTCGAGTGGCATGCGGCGTGTCTGAAGTGCCAGGAGTGCAGGCAGTTCCTGGACGAAAGCTGTACGTGTTTTGTGCGCGATGGCAAAACCTACTGCAAGCGTGATTATGTTAG GTTATTTGGTACAAAATGTGATAAATGCGGCAACTCCTTCAGCAAAAATGACTTTGTGATGCGGGCCAAAACGAAAATCTTTCACATCGAGTGTTTTCGATGCTCTGCGTGTGCGCGACAATTGCTGCCAG GTGATGAATTCGCGTTACGCGATGCCGGAGCTTTATATTGCAAGGAGGATCACGATGTGCTGGAGAAATCGTCGCAGAGCAGCCTCACTTCTTCGTCGGTGgagagcaacaacaatattAGCAGtagtaacaacaacaacaccaacCTTAGCAATAACAACCATTCCAGCGAATTGGGTTCAATGTCAG ATTCTGGCAGCGAATCGGGCTCACACAAAAGTATTAGGGAAAAGCGACCCTCGGGGCCCTCGGATGGCAAGCCAACGCGAGTTCGGACCGTGCTCAATGAGAAACAGCTGCATACGCTCAG AACCTGCTACAATGCTAATCCGCGACCTGATGCGCTCATGAAGGAGCAGTTGGTGGAGATGACGAGTCTTTCCCCGCGAGTCATCCGCGTGTGGTTCCAAAACAAGCGCTGCAAGGACAAGAAGAAGACCATTCAGATGAAGCTGCAAATGCAGCAGGAGAAG gAGGGTCGCAAATTGGGCTATGGCGCCATGCAGGGCATCCCCATGATCGCCAGCTCCCCGGTTCGACATGACTCCCCTCTGAACCTTCAGGGTCTGGATGTGCAGACATATCAACCGCCGTGGAAAGCCTTAAGCGATTTCGCCCTTCACGCCGATCTCGACAGCAATGGAGCGATCAACACCCACACGCCCGCATTTCAGCAGCTGGTCAATCAG ATGCACGGCTACGACCTGAACGGGATGCCCATCCTGCCGCCGCATCCGCACGCGCATCCTGGCCAAGGACCTCCCCACCAGCATCCACCGCCCCCCGGCGGACCGCACAATCACCAGAACCAGCAGCCGAACCAGCAGCCCGGGGGCAGCAGCCTGGACTCCGGCATCACCTCGCACCACCATCCGGACAGCACCGACTCCTACGTGACCTACCTGGAGAGCGATGACA AATCCAAACTGGCGCTGACCCCGTCGTCCTCCTCATCGGCCTCGGCGGGCACATCGATCTCCTCGCCGCCATCGGGTGTTGGAGCCGGGGGTGGTGGCGCCGTGGGCGGTGGTGCAGGTGTCCTGGGCTTGGGCGTGGGAGTGGTGTCCAGTCAGTCGGCCACCGAGCAGCTCATGCAAATGCTCCAGAAGGTAACCGGCTCCGCTTCCCCCGCCTCGCATGCGGTGCTCTAA